Within Candidatus Dojkabacteria bacterium, the genomic segment GATGACGAGAACCAGCTATTTACACTTTCTGAGTATGGCTATGGCAAGATGACCAAGCTTAGTGATTATCCGTTGCAGGGTAGGGGAGGCTCTGGTGTCTTTACATTCAGAGTGACCAATAAGACTGGTCGTGTTGCTGTTGCTCGCGTTATGGACCATCCGAATCGCGAGATCGTGATCATCTCGGAGAGCGGTGTTGTTATTCGCTCCTCGATTGAGAGCATCCCAACGCTGGGTCGTCAGACTTCGGGCGTGAAGGTGATGAGCATGAAGGGTGACGATATGGTTGCGGCGATGGCGATTCTGTAGCCATCAGTTCTTACTTGCTGTGAGCAGTTTGAGGCGGGCAATGTTGAGCATGGTTTTATACTTTAGGTGATAAGTATTCAGATAAGAAATCTGCACAGCTATCTCCCACGGTAAGCACCACGGTCCGGTCTATGATTTCTCCAATTATTATGCGTATACGGCGGAGGTCGATGACCATACCTTGCATGATTAGCCCTATTTCTACCAGTATAGGCATACACTCCGCTTTGTTTGTTGCTACCATTAACTTTAATGCCTTTGTAGAGAAGATAATCATTCGTAGCCCCACGGAACAAGCTGTCCCTAGCAGGGTCTACACCATACTGAAAAGGTACCTGATCAGGCGTTCCGTATATTTCAGTAAATTTACCACACAGATTCTGGAGTCCTCCATTTGGATCACTGTAATAAAGCATCTCGTAGAATTCGCCAAAGCCTGGGTCAAGATCCTTAGAGATACTGACAAGTCTGCAAGTGCTAAACCAAGCAGGTGCTTCTATATCACTCTGTGTAATCATCGTATCGATTGAGCGGATAATATCTGCAATCTCTTGGTCGCTGTATCCCTGGTCAAATAGATACATAAAGATATTAATAAACTGTCTCACATGAACCGACTCGTGATCGGCAATTATGCCAGCTACTGCCCCAGAGTAGTTAAAATCTAGATTAACCATAACTACAAATTCGCCATTCAGCCCGATCGCAGGGAAGGTTTTTCCTTGCACAGTGCCACGCCTCTCAATATCGCTTATGTATTGAATAATAAATTTATCATTCAAAGCTCTTGTGACAACAGAATTGGTTTGTGGCGGTACAGCTGCGGGGTCATATTCGACAAGTCCGCCCGATACATATAGATTTCGGATATCTGTAGCTGCAGTTGCAGCTGCGAAGTTTGCGTCTTCATTGGTAGCATCATTTATTAAAGATATTGCCACTTCACAAGTAAATGGTACTCTTTCCTCAATGTTTCCAGGTATAACTATGTAGCCTTCATTCTCAGGTATTGACGAAGTGGGCACTTGGGTAGCTTGTGCTGGTGTTTGGTTTTCATTACAGGCAACAAGTGAAGCAACTGCTGCTCCCGCTGTTAAGATTCTTGCTATTTTCATAGAGATTTAAACGCGTGAAGCAAGTAAAAGTAACATGTGACTGCGGAATACGACGTCGCAAGCAACTGCGACGACTATTACGTCGCCACAAAGCGTTACAAAACCCTTGAATATAACACTTCTTTCGGCCTATAATTATGCCGCGATTAATTAATCGACAATAGCTATGGATATATCCAATATATTTAGAGGCTTAGGCCTCGATGAAGAGCATGCAAAAATTTATGTAGCCAGCTTAGAGTGGGGCGAGACGTCGATCACCAACCTAGCTGAAAGAGCCGGTATACCGAGGACTACAGCCTATCCATTTGTGGAGGAGCTTGTAGCCTTGGGGATTCTAAAAAAATCATTAAAACATGGGAAAAAGAACTATGTGCCGGCTGAACCTGAATTTCTAGGTGAGCTTCTGGAAAGGAAGTCGAAAGAGATTCAGAACTTAAGTTCAGAATTAAATGAAAAAATGGACAGCATTCAATTATTTATGCGCAAAGGCGAAAATAAGCCACGCCTGACCTACCTGGAAGGTGCAGATGGGATCAAGCAGGCATATGAGATGAGCTTTGAAGCCGAGAAATTAGGCGAAGAGGTATGGATTCAGTGTCTGACAGAGGATTACAAGGGTGTGGTAGACGGTGGATTCTTCGATAGCTATTTTAAGCGATTCTTTGCCTCAAAGATTAAGTCGAAGGAGATTTTGACAGCCGGAGATGAGGAGTACGCAGCTAAATGGGGCTCAGAGAAAAATCTACAGCTACTGGTGGATGTAGGGGATAGGCCTACAGAAACGGATTTTATGGTCTACGGCAACAAAGTGATTTTCGTATCTTTTAACAAGGAGGCACCGTATGCGCTTGTAGTAGAGGATAAAGAGATTGCCTACTGTGTGAAGAATCTCTACAGTCTTGCTTGGAGAAGTGCGGCAGTCAGCGATCCAAGGGTAAAGAGAGGGGAGAGGGTGAGGACGGAGTTTTAGGGCAGACCCGAGTTGCTCAGACCCGTGCGGGTCTGAGCAACTGGAAAATTTCAGAAATTTTTAATGATCATCCTGTATAAATAGGACATAGGCAAACATCGAGACAACCGTCAGCTACAAAAAGGAGCCTATTACCACATATATAATCGAGGTAATAGAAAACAGCTAATCGCTCCAAGCCAAGAGGATTACAAAAGATACCTCGAGTTGATGTGGTATTTTTTCATGAAGTTTGAGCAAGAACTTCTCGCCTTTTGTTTCATGCCAAACCACTACCATTTTCTTGTTAGGATTAACGAAGTTGATAAGTTTGTGAAGCTCATGCGAGGATTTGGCTCTGCCTCCGCGATTTATTTCAATAAAAAATATAACACTGTCGGACATCTATGCCAGGGACGATACAGACATAGAGTTGTCGAAGAGGGAGTAGACCTGATTTACATGAGCCGATACATTCACCGAAACCCACTAAAGAAGCTTACCTTCAGTACTGATAAATCATCCAAGAGCTACATTAATTATAAATGCTCTTCACTTGAGAATTATCTTTCCGCAAATAGCCCAAATGAACATCTGCGTACAGATTACGTGCTTGAATACTTTAAGAGCCGAAGTCATTATTTGAAATTTGTTCAATCTGAAAATTTCGCAACTCATCTTCGATCGATAAAACGGCCTTCACGACTACTTGCACAAGTCCAGGCCAGAATTGAAAACGAGGCGACTCGGGGTTTAGATTATTAGCTTGCTCAGACCCGAACGGGTCTGAGCAATTGCACTCAAACCTGCTTTTTCCTGACTTTTTTCTCCACCCGCCTATCCAGCCTTCTCGACCCTAAGAAGCTGAATGATGATACCGCCATTGTCACGCCGATCAGTATATAGAAAGTGGTAAAAATCCTTGAAACCTCAGTAGTTGGATGGAGATCTCCATACCCAACGGTCGCAAGTGTAGTTACGGAGAAATAAAACGACTGGATATATGTCCAACCTTCAAGTATCGGGTACACAAAAGTCCCCAGCAGGATAAAGAATACAACAACCCCTAAAACGATCCCAACATCTGTGCCTTTTACCTTGCCCATAGATATGCCATACCAAATTTAATCTCTGTATCTGTATCGTATCAAAAACACTGGTATAAAGCCAGATCCCTTTATTGCTCAGACCCGATCGGGTCTGAGCAATAAAGGTCTGAGTGACTACGGTCTGACCCCGACGTTTGATATAATTAACCAGCTATGAAATCAAGCAAGAAAAGAAAACTAAACAACATCTTAAATATCTACATCGGATTAGGGGTAGCCCTCTGGATCGTGGCCGCTGTGCTAATACTCACACCGGTCGTTCCAGCGGTCGCTTACAGACTCTTCCCGCAAGCCACCGATAATGAAGTGAGCGCGCTCACTGGCCAGCTTGAAGAGGATAAAAACCGGCTCGAAGAAATTCGTGAGAAGCATGTCGATGAGACTAGAGACCCACCAGCGATTAGACCTCTGCCTCCATACGACCCGACATTGCCAAAAGAGAACCGAATAATAATAAGCAAGATTGGCGTTGACGCTGAGATACAGGAAAGCGACGATAGCACAGCGGCACTAAATGAAGGGCCGTGGAGAGTTTACAATTTCGGATTGCCAAACTATCAGGAGACGCCATTTTTTCCTGTCATTATAGCTTCGCACAGGTGGGGGGCAGTTGGTTGGAATGCTGAGCAGCGTAAGACCATGTCGTTCTACAGCCTGCCCGATACCCAGGTAGGAGATAAGATTGAAATTATCTGGAACCAGAGGAGGTACGAATATGAAATCTATGCCGCTGGAGAGACAACTCAAATAGAGGATTACTCGGGCGATCTGATCCTTTATACCTGCAAGCTTATCTGGGATTCTCCTATTAGGATATTCCGATATGCACATAGGACCAATTAACAGGAATCAGCCGATGGATCAGAAGACTCAGGTTTCATTAAAAGAGAGGTTAAATCCTAAAGGATGGTCGAGAGGCAAGTATTTTGCAGTTTGTGCGGCAATTTTATTCGTTCTCATTACTTTCACAGCCACCACCATCTACATATTTACTACTAGAGGGGATAAGCCAGCAGAGGAGATAGTGACTCAAGATCCAGCAGATGAGGCTGATGAAGACACCAAACCGGAGGAGGAAGAATTAGACGAGCAGATTGAAGAGGAGCAGACCGAAGAGCCGTCGCCAGAACCATCACCACTCCCAAGTCCGACACCATCGCCGGAACCCGGGCTGGAAACTGCACCAGATCCTGCACCGGAGCCAACAGCAAATTGGTGGAGCTACCCAACTCCTACACTGGCGACCACTCGCTCTGGAGACGATCTACTCGTGCTAGTTAACAAGCAGTATCAGCTTCCTTCAACCTACGCGCCATCCGATCTAGTGAATCTAGCTCAGCAGCCAAATTTAAATATTCGTCTTACTAGCACTTTTTACCTGCGCTCAATAGTGATAAATGACCTGCGCAACCTAGCAAATGCAGCTCAAGCTGCCGGTCTCGACATGTCGATCAAATCGGCTTACCGCTCTTATGCCACCCAGCAATCAACATATCAGTACTGGGTAAATTACAACGGAGGGAGTGTTGACGCCGCCGACCAGGTTTCGGCCAGGGCAGGGCATAGCCAGCATCAGCTAGGGACGGCAGTGGATTTCAGCAGCAGCGAGGTAGGCGACCAGATCGGGGCGGTTTTTCATGATACGGCCGCAGCAGCATGGTTGGGGAATCATGCATGGGA encodes:
- a CDS encoding helix-turn-helix domain-containing protein — translated: MDISNIFRGLGLDEEHAKIYVASLEWGETSITNLAERAGIPRTTAYPFVEELVALGILKKSLKHGKKNYVPAEPEFLGELLERKSKEIQNLSSELNEKMDSIQLFMRKGENKPRLTYLEGADGIKQAYEMSFEAEKLGEEVWIQCLTEDYKGVVDGGFFDSYFKRFFASKIKSKEILTAGDEEYAAKWGSEKNLQLLVDVGDRPTETDFMVYGNKVIFVSFNKEAPYALVVEDKEIAYCVKNLYSLAWRSAAVSDPRVKRGERVRTEF
- a CDS encoding potassium channel family protein, translating into MGKVKGTDVGIVLGVVVFFILLGTFVYPILEGWTYIQSFYFSVTTLATVGYGDLHPTTEVSRIFTTFYILIGVTMAVSSFSFLGSRRLDRRVEKKVRKKQV
- a CDS encoding M15 family metallopeptidase — its product is MDQKTQVSLKERLNPKGWSRGKYFAVCAAILFVLITFTATTIYIFTTRGDKPAEEIVTQDPADEADEDTKPEEEELDEQIEEEQTEEPSPEPSPLPSPTPSPEPGLETAPDPAPEPTANWWSYPTPTLATTRSGDDLLVLVNKQYQLPSTYAPSDLVNLAQQPNLNIRLTSTFYLRSIVINDLRNLANAAQAAGLDMSIKSAYRSYATQQSTYQYWVNYNGGSVDAADQVSARAGHSQHQLGTAVDFSSSEVGDQIGAVFHDTAAAAWLGNHAWEYGFVIAYPQGAEEITRYAYESWHYRYIGVANAAEWRASGKTLEEWLAERN